The Liolophura sinensis isolate JHLJ2023 chromosome 12, CUHK_Ljap_v2, whole genome shotgun sequence genome segment tttcacttatgcgatggtggccagcgttacggtggaaggaaactgggcagagccctgaggaacccacggccatccgcaggttgctgagagacctttccacgtactgtcggagagaaaaccagcatgagctggacatgaactcacagcgagcacATTGATGGGATGCCCGtaagtcattgcgccgcactggcgcGCTAATACCCCTCGGCCCTGGAGGCCATGGACACGGATTGGACTGCTACCTCTAGTCTCCTACATTTCTGTATTAAGCAACGTGCAAAAACGGGCAGTGAAACCAGAGCCGCGACATTAGTATGACAGTTGACACACTGGAtaacacgtaatcggtgaaatccgacctcttaTATTATATACAAGCGTCTTATATTACCATTCCGTCGTCTGATATAATATACCCGGCGTTTTATATCATATATCCGTCGTCTGATATTATATACATGGCATTTTATATCATATACCCGGCGTCTGATATTATATATCTAGTGTCCTATATTATATACCCCGTGGCTTATATTATATGTCTGGTTCTTCTATTATATACCCggcatattatgttatatatcCGATGCCTTATATTATATATCCCGtcttatattttatattcagtGTCTTATATTATATACCCGGCGTCTTATATTATATATCCGGTGTCTTACATTACTGTATATAGCCCTTAAAATTAGGTTGGACAGGTATATATAATGCGTGTTTTATTATCCGGATGACAAAGCTGTTTGCGGAACGGATTTGTGGGCCACTTACACGTTTCAGTGTGCAACAGTTACTACCACTGAGGTACCGGGCGAGTTTCACTCGAACTGGTCCACTTCCCGCGGATGAAGAAAGAAAATCGGCTTTGTTACGTCTATGTTTTAGACCCGGGACAAACATATTTTAACCACTCAACCTGAAAAGCTGCAGACAAACTATATGGTCCAGTAATTACACAGTGTTGTCGTTGTTTGTTGTGACACATTTGACCATATGGCCTCAGGAGCGGACCGTGGTCGTGCGATTTAAGGCGTTCGCCTTTCACACGATGTGCTGGTTCAAAGACGACTCACTTGGACAAGGATTTTGTACATTACGCCGCTCTCACTACACCTTGGGCCTGGGTGACAAGAAGTATTCGATCACATCCGTGGCCGTTAACGTAGTCTAAGCAGCTACCGTTCGTTAAGACCACTTCAGTTCTTCAGCATCTTATCTAAGTTCAGTGCTTTACACCCCGCGCTCCGCTTTCCTCAGATTCTCCCCGCACATCTATGAGTAAAGAATTATTCACGGCGTAGAGcaaaaattaatctattaatcAAATGAGAGGAAGGCTTCGCGCTTAATTTTGCTGTATCCTCGCTTGCCCGTAACTTGACTGATTTGACCTGTCCTATTACaaggggtgagtgagtgagtgagtgagtgagtgagtgagtgagtgagtgagtgagtgagtgagtgagtgagtgcttggggtttaacgtcgtatgtCGACAAATGTGACGACAaatgaatccttagagtgcatgtaatgtgcctcactgttgcagaacggatttccaccgctcttttatctagtgctgcttcactgaaacgacttaccgaaggcaagtaagcggcccttCCGAGCGATTATaataatacgggtcaaccaagcgaggaagttacaacctctgctatcggggccggtcctaTGACAAGGAAATAAAACATAGTGATGTGggtgaaataatgttgaaagcgaccTTAAACACATATCTCACCAGCCAGCCCCTTCCAAACCCTCacaataaaacagacaaaaaactcTAAAAGCGAAAACACTTTAACGGCGGTAGAGGAGGGTTAATAAAACATTCTGTGTATCGgtctctttttttgttgttgttgtacaatattACCGCTATGTTAAATTGATGGaatgtatttaacagaataatctgttgcaattaCAACTGAATaaattctagcgtcactcaaacagaatacattctagcgttaCTCAAACAGAATTTTTTCTAGCGTCACTCAAACAGAATTCTTTCTAGCGTCactcaaacagaatacattctattgtcactcaaacagaatacattctagcgttaCTCAAACAGAATTTTTTCTAGCGTCACTCAAACAGAGTTCTTTCTAGCGTCactcaaacagaatacattctggcgtCACTCGAACAGTATAAATTCTACTGTCactcaaacagaatacattctattgTCACTcgaacagaatacattctagcgtcactcaaaCACAATTCATTCTAGCGTCAACCAAACAGAATTCATTCTAGAGTCactcaaacagaatacattctagcgtcattcaaacagaatacattctggcgtCACTCAAACcgaatacattctagaatccCTCAAACACAATTCATTCTAGCGTCattcaaacagaatacattctggcgtcactcaaacagaatacattctagcgtcactcaaaCACAATTCATTCTAGCGTCAaccaaacagaatacattttggCGTCactcaaacagaatacattctggcgtcactcaaacagaatacattctagagtAATTCAACCAGAATACATTGTAGCGTCACTCAAATAGAATACATTTTGGCGTCACTCAAACACAATtcattctagaatcactcaaaCACAATCCATTCTAGTGTCactcaaacagaatacattctggcatcattcaaacagaatacattctagtgtCACTCAAACACAATTCATTCTAGCGTCAACCAAACACAAttcattctagcgtcactcaaccagaataatctgttgcaattaCAACTGAATaaattctagcgtcactcaaacagaatacattctagcgttactcaaacagaattttttctagcgtcactcaaacagaatacattctggcgtcactcaaacagaatacattctagcgtcactctaacagaatacattctggcgtcactcaaacagaatacattctagagtCACTCAACCAGAACACATTATATTTTGGGATCAGGAAAAGTCGTGTTATATTAAGGTGGTGAACTTCACCATATATATGTGTCACTGATTGTGTCTTTGTTCCCAAGTCTATCCATTTTCACAGATATTTCTCCATTGTCTTGGTTATGCGCATCTCGTGATATGTCCGAAACCCTGTGTGTGTCAGATTTTGTAAATTCGGCTGTGCATGTATTCAATATGCCTGCGCTCGTAATGCTAGATGCATTCATTTTTCTGTTCGcgtttttgtatttgttgttcTCTTGGCTGTAACCATGAATAGTTGTTTGTTTACCAGTACCAAATTTACCTCCACCTTCAGAGATTTCGTGACTTCTTCCCGTGCGATACGTATCCACCCCGCCATTTTTGGCATTTCCGAGTTTACTTGCAATCTTGGTTTTGTCAGTATGCATGGTTTTCTCGTTCGGCGATGTAGGTCTGTCCCAATATTTGTTCGATGTTTTGAACCGATATGAATCTCCGGATCTGTGACTGTTTCCGGTAGTTCTTGTTACACTGAGTGTAAGCTCATCTGCGTCCACGTGAGCACTGTTGCACTGTTTTCGTTTACGACGCTTTTTCTTATATCTCGGATATACCAGCAGGTAACAAGCCTCAGAAATAACGGCTGCGAGGAAAAGAACTCCAGGTATTATCATACCGAGGTAAACTCGCCAACCTCTGATCAAGGACAATAAAACCTCGGGGTGGCTATCTCGTCCAGGGtaacacaaaaatgtgtgaCCTATCGCGCCGTAGTTTCGTATAAACTCATTGACAGTTTTGTTGTTACTTGAAGCATCTTTTTCGCACGACTGTGTAGAGCACTGTAAATATCGAAAAGCAGTTTGACAGTTAATGCAGTTATGATCAATACATTGGGATTGGATCTTTATATGCAGTTGGTAAAATTAGAGTAATCTAAAAGTATAAGTCCAACATTCGCATATATACCGCCCATAAAACATAAGGGCGTTCCGAGTCGATAAACCCACGCAAGAAGCATTTCTAAAGCAATCTAAATCACTAATGCTCAAAAAGAATCTGTCacaaattataacaaaatagtaaataaaactggtaaCACCGGAGAGAGAAGCTGACAACAGTTTCAGTGATGCAGATAAGACAGGTGACATCCTAGGCATGACATCTGATTCAAATTTGTTGTCCGTGAATAATTTTCAGgtcaaaataaatataggtGTGTCAATAGATCCTTGATCGCAACTATTCATAAAGGAAACGGAACTGTCACAAGTCTTCAAGCTGTGCAAGGGTAATGTGGAACCAGTTTGTTCACAGAACGCCATCGCTGAGCAGGAATGAACAGGAATAAACTTGACAGCAAAGGCTTTCCAGTGACTTGTGGGGAGGAATTGAGCCGTATAAATGGGAAGATATCTGTTACTAGATAAGATTTACACTTAAACAGTCTCGAATCTCCATATAATTTACCTGGTATTTAACTATGAGCAAGATGACCATTATGACGTCgtagtttttatttaaatgaatgGATATTTTTACGTACTTTGATCATTTCTGCGAAACAAGAAGCATTATTTATGAAATTCATATCGATATATTATGTATGAAAGATTCAATGTTTTGATTTCACTTGCTCTTAACTTCGAAATAAAAcgcaaaaaaaacaacaatgttaaTACATCGGTTGTTAAAACGATAAATTAGTAATTCatttcatcaatcaatcaaatgagtCTACATACCCGTTCATTCTTGAGGACTCCGTACATATAAGGATCGTCATACAACATGGCGTCACGAACAACGTCAAACTTTTCCTCGTTGACGTAATTAACCCTTATCTCCACGCATGGTGACAACGATCGGCACACCGGAGTTTTTATAGCTCGGTACCCACAGTGACAGTCGACGCTGGGGTGGCGCCATACTGTCCTCACGGTGCACGTGGACTTTCGCCCTGAGAACTGGcgggtgtacatgtaaggtgtgaCGACGCCAAATCCCACGGCGAGGAGAATGACGGGGCAGCTACAGATTAACAAGATACACGCTGTGTGCCATAGAATGACGTCACGGCTGCACTTCCTGCATGACGTCATTTCCACGTACGCCTTCGGCTCGCTATCGCCTCAGCTAACGTAGTCCACTTCTGTTTTCCCGATTTGGGCGAGTTAAAATGGCCGCCGATCCCAGACACGGTAAAGGTAAACAGGAGATTGAATCCCGGTTGTGAAGTTCCCATGAAGGCCCTACTCACACTACAAGATACAAGATATTTCCGAGTACTGAAACGCTGAGGTCCGGCTTTCACAATCGGTAGTTTCGACTTAAGGATTCCATCTATAATACATCCTTCTATTCGTTGTATTTACAGTTTAGCAATATAAGGTCACTACATATTCTCTTTGGTTGAAGTCTACTTTAGCTGAAACTTCACTCCTCATAAGTATGACAGGCGACTGAGCGTCGCCAGTGGTAACCATGTAACTCGAGTCGACTgttgacattgacattgtcgATCCCGCAAACACGAGCCTCGTCCTCAGCGCGTGACAGCACGTACGAGTAGCTCTCATTCACAGTTAGAACTAAGCTTGTCCTCAAAGGTCGATGACTTGCGTGATACATGTCAAGTCTGTAATGGAATTAAATTTAGTTCTGATAATGTTGATTGGCAGAGCACCAAAATAAAATCCAAACAGAACATTCAATgtgtaaatttttcaaaattatgaCAAGTAGATTCGATGCTGAAGCCTATATAGATGTGAACACGCTGTACCTCCTAGGtttatgaataataaaaactgaattatttttctttcttagcACTAGTTTTGAGGATTACGTTTTGATtacgttttgtttgtttgttgttttttatttttcacagctAGGCGTTTTCAGTTGTTATAGTGATTACTGAAAAACGATTTCCTTTGCATCCCACATGCAGGAAGAAGAACTAGAGATGATACGTTTGTAGCCAGTGATCTTATGCTCTTGCTTAGTAAATATTGCCGTTAAGTATTGCAACCATAGCTGTCAAATAGTTGTATCCAATTGTGCGTAATTCAGGAGGAGTGTAAGCATTCAGGTTTGTTATAGATGCATCAGTATGAAGGTTTTGTGAATAGTTGCAATCTAAGAGCGACTGAGACAACTGTATTTGTATTCGATCTACATATTATTCATAAAGCTTCGAGTTTGAAATTGCAATCAGATGTCATGCCTATAATATCTTCCCTTTAtaattgaaaacttttgacttctctcttacatgttaccatcTTTTCTTTCATATTCCTTTTGGAACTGgttacatattcctttgggtgagtgagtgagtggtcggggtttaacgtcgtactgaacattttttcagtcatatgacgacgaaggagtctttagagtCCATGAAATGTGCTTcgttgttgcagaacggatttccaccgtggTCTAGTGCTTCTTCattgagacgatttaccgaaggcaagtaatctgccccgcccgagccattatactaatacgggcaACCAGTCGCTACTTTTATGCTAAACGCcaaagcgaggaagtcacaacttcctcttttaaggtcttttgTGTTACCCAACCCAGGGTTGGCCCTGGATCTTTGTCAAAGGTGATGTAGAACGCAGTTTGATGTGAAAAAATTTGTTTAGATATATAGTCCTTCTGTTGTCCTTCTAATGTTATATCTATACttcatttttgctttttgttttctctctctcccccccacccccgccccaaGTGCTGAACTTTACACGAGTGAAGCAAATAAGAGTACAAATGTATGCATCTGCTTGtggtttaacctcgtacttatCTATTATTCGGTAATATGACGGCGAGGAGTTAGTAAGTGTGTATACATACCGTGATTTTTTGTGGGAGAGTACCGCCATTAaagtatcatgacgaagacaccagacacgacaccacacccagtcactttatactgacgCCCGGCCAACcactcatgtttccttgttctaacctctcagtactgaccGCCAAGAAAGGCAGTAGCCTGTGCCgttttaaattctttggtatTCACTGATTTGCACTGTACTTTGTACTCCAGGTAAAATGTAGTAACTTTGCAGAAACAGGCGACTCGCGTAACAGTAGACAACGAACGACAAGTCGCGACCAAAACTGCATGTTCAGTGCGGAACTATTTCTAAATTAGGCCCAGTTTCAGGCGATATTTGGCCGAAAATAGAATATGAATAACAATAGCAAATAGTTGAATGAATGCGAGGCAGGAATTTAATCGTAGTGGGCTTGTACTATCCTGTTTCAGTGAAATAGTAAGGATCATGGGTGCTGGAATATGAACGCTGGAATATGAACGCCGCACATATTTGTACTTGAGAATATAAGGAGTTTTAAAAGTCGATCGTTTCCTCTGCTCGGTTAGATTTTTAACCTCCTGTCGTTTCCACACAAAAATCATGTCCTCTCAATAATTCtggtgacgtgtaataaattgtaattctgatcgctgcattttttaccAAAGTCTGCTTAAGCCAaggtgctaaggggcgtgtcATTTGCTggtgtttaaacatttacatgaacaaacccgaactgatgtaaactgacaagaggccgtatttcaccggttacgagttactatttgccaactataagACAGTCGCCAATGCTCTGATTATACTCTCTGATCTGTAtgcgtatttcactggttacgtgtgaccattcgccAACTATCAAACTGTTATTACGTTGaagttaaatgcaatttatgtgacgtcactggcctagcATTACTCaagatgctgtgttgtcatcacatttaacatacaataacattaaaacaatgcaaaaggatcAAGCCTCGGGAATGCTACTTGTTGCACcctctcttggcgctcagcatggagaggttagagcaaggaaacaggactggttggcccggtgtcagtataatgtcattcggtggggtgtcacgtctggtgtcttcatcaCGATACTTCAGTAAAAGCAGCACTTTAGTGGCATGGTTTATATGACTGTAATCTTGTTAAATACgccgtaaaaccccaagcatacatacatatattttctgttgCTTGTGAATCGAAACAAACAGTACAAAAGCCGTAAATTAacgtgaacaaaaaaaattactaaaACGCATCTATATGATGTTTTttgctgctgtttttttttaaaacatagtATACGTTGAGAATTCTTTAGTGAGACATTAAACAGCTCTATATATCAGTCCACTTGCACATATATTTTTTCGCGTTGTTGTTCTTCGGTGTTAAGGAACcacatgtaacattttctgattctgtttgattttcaaAATACATTAAGGTAACGTCAGAACGCCATAACGTAACGATATCTATTATACAGTTGCGAAATATATATAATCTAAAACAGTTCTACACATTTCGCTGAAAATGTCGGCCCCACTCCCTGCATCGCATGAGCGTCAAGAGGGCGACGTTATTAATTGTGCTACAGGCCCATGTTCCATGTTAACGACGAAGAATGATTGGATTctacagaaaaataatttattataaaatataaaataatgttaaacatgtataaaaatatatataaagaacGTAAATAAGACAGTCAGCGTTTTAAATCTcgatttaaaatatataaaattgtaAACTTAACGCTGACTTGCACTGGCAATGTAAATTCTTAGGTTCGAGGAAGATAACAACGAGGTTTTGCaatactacatatacacatactgaTAAGAACAATAATAGGATAATAGGAACCTTTTGCGTTTACACGCAAAGATACTTCTGCTAGTCTATTGCCATCGTAATTCATTCAGTCATATGCTGTAAGTTTTGAATCTTTACTAGAATCCGCTCATATTTCATTCAGAAATTGTCAATCAATGGTACACGTAGACGTACTCATACACGTACAAGTGgtacacgtacaagaaaaacattaaaagtaCCCCATAAAACTGACGTGCATGTCTTCTTATATcctattcacacatacacatgcctGCATATATAGTGCGGATATACGTCACAGAGACCACACAAAGTGATGATGTTTCAGTACTCGTGTAAGTCTCTCCAATGAACAGATTGGTGTGTGTTAGCAAAGTCTATacgcttacatgtacaaaattcgAGAAATCTGCTTGGGCACAGAACAACATTAATAAATACTCCCGTTTGTGGCTATTTGCAAGCAGGTATTGCGTGAATTTTTTCCCGTGACCCTTAAACAGTTTACATATGTTATCAGGGCATCTTGTACTTCACctttctccggccgtatgtgggaaggcctcttagcgacctgcggatggtctgaaatattcttgagtagggtgtatatcacctatcaaataaataaataaatcctatctTTACTACCGTTTATACCTGGGACAAACTACACAATAGCAAATTTCCGTGACGGCAGCGGTTATAAAGATAGCAGTGGGTAACAGCATCCCCAAGAGAACCTTCCAGTGTTCTATGATGTTCAATAGAGCCTCGGGGTTCGAATCTTTTCCGGGATAGCACGGAAATGTCCGACCTATCACGCCGTACTTTTGGACAAACTCGGCAACTGTTCGGTTGTTTTCGGCTACATCTTTGTCACACGTACTTGTAGAGCACTGCAATGAGAAGACAAAGAGATTTTTCTAAAATTAGACCTGGTTAGGCAAATGTTTTAACGGGAAATCCAGTATTCTTGACAGATGACAGACTGACTAGAAAGTAAATCTGTGTAAAGGACCTCTTGTTTCATGATGGGAAATTGCCCAGCCCTTGTTCTGTTCTATTGCTAACCCGCAAGCATTGAAGATCTTGTGCGGACTCGTTAGGCGGTTGAAGTTGTTATATGACAGATTCAGTTAAGGAAATAAGACAACTAAAAAACTAATACAACTAAAAACCTTATACAACAATGGTCGCTCATACCATAAATGGTTTTAAAGT includes the following:
- the LOC135479492 gene encoding uncharacterized protein LOC135479492, with protein sequence MTSCRKCSRDVILWHTACILLICSCPVILLAVGFGVVTPYMYTRQFSGRKSTCTVRTVWRHPSVDCHCGYRAIKTPVCRSLSPCVEIRVNYVNEEKFDVVRDAMLYDDPYMYGVLKNERCSTQSCEKDASSNNKTVNEFIRNYGAIGHTFLCYPGRDSHPEVLLSLIRGWRVYLGMIIPGVLFLAAVISEACYLLVYPRYKKKRRKRKQCNSAHVDADELTLSVTRTTGNSHRSGDSYRFKTSNKYWDRPTSPNEKTMHTDKTKIASKLGNAKNGGVDTYRTGRSHEISEGGGKFGTGKQTTIHGYSQENNKYKNANRKMNASSITSAGILNTCTAEFTKSDTHRVSDISRDAHNQDNGEISVKMDRLGNKDTISDTYIW